In the Pseudomonadota bacterium genome, ATGTATGAAAGGAGGGAAAGATGAATGCCAGCAGTTATTGTAAGAGAAGGAGAGTCTTTCGAAAGCGCCCTTAAGAGATTTAAAAAACAGTGTGAAAAAACAGGGATATTATCTGAAATAAAGAAAAGAGAACATTACGAAAAACCAAGCGTAAGAAAGAAGAAGAAAATGCTTGCTGCAAAGAAAAGAGCATTAAAAAAGCTTAAGAGAGTAATGGACAAAGGTCTTTATTAATGGAATTCAGAGCAAAAATTGAAGATGGTCTTAAGCAATTCTTAAAGCAAAGAGACACTGTAAGACTATCGATTTACCGTATGCTTCTTGCTGCCATCAAGAACAAAGAAGTTGAAAAGCTTAGGGCTCTGACAGAAGACGAATTCTACGGTATTGTAAAAACATCGGTAAAGCAACACATTGAATCAATAGAAAGCTTCAGAAAAGGGAACAGGCAGGATCTCATAGATAAAGAAGAAAAAGAGCTTGAGATTTTGAAAGGGTTTCTGCCTGCTGCCTTGTCAGACGAAGAACTTTCAACAGAGATTGAGGAAGCAATAAAGATCGTGGAAGCAAAAAACCAGAAGGATATGGGAAAGGTTATAAGACACCTTATGGAAAAGTATCCTGGAAGAATCGACGGAAAGGCGTTAAGCGGAATGGTGCTTAAAAGACTGTCTTCACTATAAGACAGTCAAAGCCCCCCTATGGTTGATAAAACACTATCATACCTCGATTATCTAAAACTCCTTGATTTATTTAAACAATATTCGGCAACACCCTATGCTGCCGATTTAATATCATCGCTAAGACCTCTTGGCGCCATCGAAGAAATAAAACTCAGACAGAGCAGGATTGAAGACATTATTGAGGTTATAAAGTGGGACGGGAATGTCCCCTTGTCCGATATTCCCGATATCAGGGATGTTTTGAAGAGGACTTTTATAAAAGACTCAATCCTTGATACAGGCGAATTTTTGATGATGTCAACCTTTTTGAGGGCTTGCGACAACATTGCCAGGTTTTTAAAAAAGGCGCACGTTAAAGGGCAATATATAGAAACAATTCTGGAAAATGTTAATCCATTTCCTCACATCCTTTCTAAAATACTAAAAACCATCAACCCTGACGGATTTATTGAAGACACTGCGACCTATGAATTATCCAAGATTAGAGCAGACCTGTTCTTATTCAGGGGAAAAATAAAAAAGCAGCTCGAAAGAATCATGGAAAGAGAAACGGTAAATCCCGTACTTCAGGATTTTTATGTGTCCATTCGAAACGGGAGATATATTATACCCTTAAAACCCAATTTCAATCAGTTTCTGCAAGGCATAGTCCATGACTATTCCCATACATTGAAGACATCCTTTGTTGAGCCCGTTGAATGTGTAGAGATAAACAACAGCATAAATATGCTTGAGAAAGAGGAAAAGGAAGAGGAAAAAAGGGTTTTAAAAGAGCTGACCGAATATATCCGAAACTATGCCGGTGAGCTGAAAACAGACCTCGACGCCGTTGCAGAACTCGACCTTTACCATTCCATTGCTTTATTCAGTATGAAGTTTGACTGCATAAAACCGGAAGTTGGTCCCGATGAATACATCGATATAAAAAACGCTATGAACCCCTTCATAGCAATATCAAAAAAAGACCGGACGATTCCTATAGACATATTTATGGATACGGGCAAGAAAGCAATGGTGATAAGCGGTCCAAACGCCGGAGGAAAAACAGTTGCTTTAAAAACAATCGGGCTTTTATCCCTCATGGCACAGACGGGTTTATTCATCCCGGCATCCGGAAGGCCAAGGATCCCTGTTTTTAAAAATGTTTTTGCGATTATCGGGGATGAGCAGGATATCTCGATGGAGCTTTCCAGCTTTACTGCCCATATGACGACCATAAAAGAAATATACGAGCATGCCGTTGGAGGAGAGCTTATCCTGATTGATGAAATCGGAGGCAATACAGAGCCTCAGGAGGCCTCTGCCCTTTCAATGGGCGTCATCGATGCCTTTGTTGAAAAAGGGTGCAGGGTAGTCGTAACAACTCACCTGAATCTTCTAAAGGCCTATGGCTATACAAACCCCTTTGCCATCAATGCGGCTACGGCTTTTGATATGGAAAAGATGAAACCACTCTACAAATTAACCTATGGAATGGCAGGCTACAGCAATGCAATCAGTGTCGCAATAAATATTAATGTCCCGGAAAGGATCATCGAGAAAAGCTATGAATATCTGGGAACACAGGAGCATATGCTCAATGAGCTTGTAAGCGCATTGGAAAATGCGAGGAAAAAGGCAGATGAGGAACTTGCGGAACTTAAAAACACAAAAGAAGAATTAAAAAAGAGACTTGCCCTGGTAAGGGGGAAGAAAGATGAAATTATTAAAACATTTGAAGAAAAATACAACCTCAGGTTATTGGAATTGGAAATAGAATTGGAAGAGATAAAAAAAGAGATTGCAAAAAATGAAAAAATGTCTATAAAGATAAGTAAGGAAAGATTAACAGCTTTAAGAAACAAATATGTTAAAAATCCGATAAAAAAACCTGATGATATTAAGATCGGTGATTACGTATTTGTTAATAGTATGGGGGGAAGCGGTTATGTTACAGATATTGATAAGGGGGGGGATATGTATGAGGTTGTGATAGGGAACCTCAGAACAAAAGTCAACAAATTTCTTGTCAGTAAAACCTTAAAAACAAAAACATTCAAACCGGTCAGGAAAGAAGCTGAGGTTATCATAAACGTTCAGGACATTGAAATATCTGAGTTGAACCTCATGGGATTGAGAGTCGAGGATGCATTGGAAGAGCTTGACAGATTTATAGACAAAGCCGTTGTCCGGGGCACATCAAAAGCCAAGATTATTCACGGAATAGGAACGGGCAGGCTGATGAATGCAGTAAAAAACCGTCTGCTTGAAACAAAATACATAAAAAATATTGAAAGAGACGAAAGGAACGCAGGGATAACATTGGTAGAACTTTTATGAGATCAACTTTGGAAGAACTACTTAACAGAGTAAACATCGTGGATGTTGTTTCTCAGCATGTTAAATTAAGGAAAAGTGGTAAAGATTTTATCGGCTTATGTCCATTCCACAGCGAAAAAACACCATCCTTTACGGTGAGCATTGAAAAGCAGATATATTATTGCTTCGGATGTCATGAAGGGGGCAATTTAATCAATTTTATGATGAAATTCGAAAATATGACCTTTCAGGAAACCCTTGAAAACCTTGCGCATGAATACGGGGTTGAGATTAAGAAGGGAGGCACAAAAAGGTCAAATTCATTTGATGCAATGTTGAAACTGGCTGATTTTTACCATCATAACATTAAAAACACCAGGTCTCCCCGCGAGTATCTCGCCGGGAGAGGAATAACCTCTGATGTTATTGATGAATTTAAGATCGGTTACAGTGACAGGTCAAGACATGTAATCCAGACATTTATAAAAAATGCCGGTATACCAAGAGATATCCTTTTGAATACAGGGATTTTAAGGATTAAGGATAATGATATATACGATATATTCATGGGCAGGATTGTAATCCCGATTTTTGATGTAAACAAAAAGGTTATAGGCTTTGGTGGAAGAACAATTGAAAAAGACGGGTTCCCCAAGTATATAAATTCACCTGAATCCCCTATCTTTTCAAAGGGCGCATCATTGTTCGGTA is a window encoding:
- the rpsU gene encoding 30S ribosomal protein S21, which translates into the protein MPAVIVREGESFESALKRFKKQCEKTGILSEIKKREHYEKPSVRKKKKMLAAKKRALKKLKRVMDKGLY
- a CDS encoding GatB/YqeY domain-containing protein; the protein is MEFRAKIEDGLKQFLKQRDTVRLSIYRMLLAAIKNKEVEKLRALTEDEFYGIVKTSVKQHIESIESFRKGNRQDLIDKEEKELEILKGFLPAALSDEELSTEIEEAIKIVEAKNQKDMGKVIRHLMEKYPGRIDGKALSGMVLKRLSSL
- a CDS encoding Smr/MutS family protein, encoding MVDKTLSYLDYLKLLDLFKQYSATPYAADLISSLRPLGAIEEIKLRQSRIEDIIEVIKWDGNVPLSDIPDIRDVLKRTFIKDSILDTGEFLMMSTFLRACDNIARFLKKAHVKGQYIETILENVNPFPHILSKILKTINPDGFIEDTATYELSKIRADLFLFRGKIKKQLERIMERETVNPVLQDFYVSIRNGRYIIPLKPNFNQFLQGIVHDYSHTLKTSFVEPVECVEINNSINMLEKEEKEEEKRVLKELTEYIRNYAGELKTDLDAVAELDLYHSIALFSMKFDCIKPEVGPDEYIDIKNAMNPFIAISKKDRTIPIDIFMDTGKKAMVISGPNAGGKTVALKTIGLLSLMAQTGLFIPASGRPRIPVFKNVFAIIGDEQDISMELSSFTAHMTTIKEIYEHAVGGELILIDEIGGNTEPQEASALSMGVIDAFVEKGCRVVVTTHLNLLKAYGYTNPFAINAATAFDMEKMKPLYKLTYGMAGYSNAISVAININVPERIIEKSYEYLGTQEHMLNELVSALENARKKADEELAELKNTKEELKKRLALVRGKKDEIIKTFEEKYNLRLLELEIELEEIKKEIAKNEKMSIKISKERLTALRNKYVKNPIKKPDDIKIGDYVFVNSMGGSGYVTDIDKGGDMYEVVIGNLRTKVNKFLVSKTLKTKTFKPVRKEAEVIINVQDIEISELNLMGLRVEDALEELDRFIDKAVVRGTSKAKIIHGIGTGRLMNAVKNRLLETKYIKNIERDERNAGITLVELL